In one Pseudothermotoga sp. genomic region, the following are encoded:
- a CDS encoding L-threonylcarbamoyladenylate synthase translates to MSLILKVDPINPSMEVIKKAAEIIKKSGTVAFPTETVYGLGANCFDKVAVLRVFEIKRRPPDNPLIVHISDLQQLDLLVEDDLTKAEPLIETFWPGPVTLIFKKKPQVPKQVTGGLETVAVRMPSHPVAKKLIEVSGVPIAAPSANLSGRPSPTSAQHVIDDLYGLVDAIIDGGETPLGLESTVIDLSRDEPTLLRPGPATVEEIRKVVPNLRIPDFLLGKSQPERPLSPGMMYRHYAPNKPIVLVIDENKLDTVLMEYPDAPIVCPEEMARNFYGRRLIIMGKLSEPYTIAQNLFKVLRSIDTVLADVAIVVGLPEKGILFSVMNRLRKAASRVIE, encoded by the coding sequence TTGAGCTTGATATTGAAGGTCGATCCGATCAATCCGAGTATGGAAGTGATCAAGAAGGCTGCGGAAATAATAAAAAAGAGTGGCACAGTCGCCTTTCCAACGGAAACCGTCTATGGACTTGGTGCGAACTGTTTCGACAAGGTGGCAGTCCTTCGAGTGTTCGAGATAAAGAGAAGGCCACCGGACAACCCTCTGATCGTGCACATATCCGACCTCCAACAGCTCGATCTCTTGGTGGAAGACGATTTGACCAAAGCTGAGCCACTCATCGAAACGTTCTGGCCTGGACCAGTCACGCTCATATTCAAAAAGAAACCTCAAGTGCCCAAACAAGTCACAGGAGGGCTCGAAACCGTTGCCGTGAGGATGCCGAGCCATCCTGTCGCCAAAAAGCTCATAGAGGTCAGCGGAGTACCCATCGCTGCACCGAGTGCGAACCTTTCTGGAAGGCCCAGTCCCACGAGCGCACAGCACGTCATAGACGATCTCTATGGACTGGTGGACGCGATCATCGATGGTGGTGAAACACCGCTCGGCCTCGAATCGACAGTGATAGACCTCTCTCGGGATGAACCCACACTGCTCAGACCAGGCCCAGCCACCGTCGAAGAAATAAGGAAAGTGGTGCCAAATCTGCGCATACCAGACTTTCTACTCGGAAAGAGCCAACCGGAAAGACCCCTCTCACCCGGTATGATGTATCGACACTATGCACCGAACAAACCGATAGTGCTGGTGATAGATGAAAACAAGCTCGACACAGTCTTGATGGAGTATCCCGACGCACCCATAGTGTGCCCCGAAGAGATGGCCAGAAACTTTTACGGAAGACGTCTCATAATAATGGGAAAGCTTTCAGAACCTTACACGATCGCGCAGAACCTCTTCAAAGTACTCCGATCCATAGACACCGTTTTGGCCGATGTGGCCATCGTGGTGGGTTTACCTGAAAAAGGGATACTCTTTTCGGTGATGAACAGGCTCAGGAAAGCTGCGAGTCGAGTGATTGAATAA
- a CDS encoding methionine synthase produces MVEIYLPSVEEYMPDKILFLARLKARYKNIVNETDLLVRLNELYLEGLRNVSPTVHHTVRPVEELPPSLIPNSFLNVKRVSLFLSTLGKSIDESINSFLERGRTHDAAVLDAWASEALEALNESFDEKLRNKFGRGTMRFSPGYGEVDIRWNRYIVELLKVDGVEVLNSGIMVPRKTTTCMIGWYDG; encoded by the coding sequence TTGGTCGAAATTTATCTCCCAAGCGTTGAGGAGTACATGCCGGACAAAATTCTATTCCTCGCACGACTCAAAGCGCGTTACAAGAACATCGTCAACGAGACAGACCTTCTGGTGCGCCTCAACGAACTGTACCTGGAAGGATTGAGGAATGTTTCACCCACCGTCCATCATACCGTCCGTCCTGTGGAAGAACTCCCCCCGTCTTTGATACCGAATTCTTTTCTCAACGTGAAACGAGTGAGCCTTTTTCTTTCAACTTTGGGTAAGAGCATCGATGAATCGATCAATTCATTTTTGGAACGAGGTCGCACGCACGACGCTGCGGTGTTGGACGCGTGGGCTTCAGAAGCGCTCGAGGCGTTGAACGAATCGTTCGATGAAAAGTTGAGAAATAAATTCGGCAGGGGCACGATGAGATTTTCTCCAGGCTACGGTGAGGTCGACATCAGGTGGAACAGATACATCGTTGAACTTTTGAAGGTCGATGGCGTGGAAGTGCTGAACAGCGGTATCATGGTTCCAAGAAAGACGACAACCTGCATGATCGGGTGGTACGATGGATAG
- a CDS encoding homocysteine S-methyltransferase family protein gives MDRNEFSQLLRERVLFLDGAYGTELFKRGFRGKLIETLNLQDPEKVGQLQREYIEAGADMLLTNTFSANRIKLAQYNLADAIEQINRRAVEIAKSVCKNGQIVLGDMSSTGVLLKPFGELDFDVAYDVFKEQASILIDSGVDGIIIETMSDLKELKAAVLAVRDVSKQIPIIACMTFEEDGKSVTGTSVEIFATLMNDLDVDVVGINCTLEPKQMISVFSRLAKFCRKPLCVEPNAGKPTLVENRLVYRTSPEEFAIYMRDFVELGANIIGGCCGTGPEHIKLMKSYVGERKPIHRNVDERQFLSSRTVLKPTDPFLLIGERINATGKKKLQEEIRQLNFSQIVKLAQEQEQEGCAVIDVNLGLEKVLNEEHFKKLIVELDKYASLPLSIDVQTLNFLQVCFKEYVGRPLLNSATCDEKHLLERIGLLKRYGGMLIVLCMEKEIPEDSEGRVRLAKKASEILKAEGIELERVFFDPLVLPIGAKKDHRVTVETIRKLKNLSLKSCIGLSNLSFGLPERENVNSAFLALCVEAGLNGAILNSKEATTMNVLKGALTLRGEQLVKLDQLEEEPLVSHILKGQREQLMNFVQEMLKTQDPLYISQNVLAKAMERVGQLYAIGKIYLPHLLLAAETVQPIFDRLNELMGDSEVKLGRVLLATVQDDIHDIGKKIVATVLRSGGFEVIDIGKNVPPAQVLEAVKNFKPDIVGLSAMMTTTVGFVKETADLLKQNGVEVFVMAGGASMNEQLAKQFGVYYARDALEALKLCKSLIGGEKS, from the coding sequence ATGGATAGAAACGAATTTTCTCAACTTTTGAGAGAAAGAGTGCTCTTTCTGGATGGAGCTTACGGTACTGAGCTCTTCAAGAGAGGCTTTCGAGGAAAGTTGATCGAAACATTAAACCTACAGGATCCTGAAAAAGTTGGACAACTCCAGCGGGAATACATCGAAGCTGGAGCCGATATGTTGCTCACCAACACGTTCAGTGCCAATCGAATAAAGCTGGCACAGTACAATCTTGCAGACGCCATCGAGCAGATCAACAGAAGAGCTGTCGAGATAGCCAAATCCGTGTGCAAGAATGGCCAGATCGTTCTTGGTGACATGTCATCGACCGGTGTGCTGTTGAAACCTTTCGGGGAGCTCGATTTCGATGTAGCTTACGATGTGTTCAAAGAGCAAGCAAGCATTCTGATAGATTCAGGCGTGGATGGAATAATCATCGAAACCATGAGCGATCTTAAAGAACTCAAGGCCGCCGTTTTGGCCGTCAGGGACGTGTCGAAACAGATACCTATCATAGCTTGCATGACCTTCGAAGAAGATGGTAAATCTGTGACTGGAACTTCCGTGGAAATCTTCGCCACGCTGATGAACGATCTGGACGTCGATGTGGTGGGCATCAACTGTACTTTAGAACCAAAACAGATGATTTCCGTTTTTTCCAGGTTGGCCAAGTTCTGCCGAAAACCGCTGTGTGTGGAACCGAACGCTGGAAAGCCTACACTCGTTGAAAACAGGCTCGTCTACAGAACCAGTCCAGAAGAGTTCGCCATTTACATGAGAGATTTCGTGGAGCTTGGGGCGAACATAATCGGCGGTTGTTGCGGCACTGGGCCTGAGCACATAAAGTTGATGAAGAGTTACGTTGGGGAAAGAAAACCTATCCATAGGAACGTGGATGAACGACAGTTCCTATCATCCAGGACCGTTCTGAAACCTACAGATCCTTTCTTGTTGATCGGAGAGCGCATAAACGCAACTGGTAAGAAGAAGCTTCAAGAAGAAATAAGACAGCTCAATTTCTCGCAGATCGTCAAGCTCGCTCAAGAGCAAGAGCAGGAAGGTTGCGCGGTCATAGATGTGAACCTCGGCCTTGAAAAAGTCTTGAACGAGGAACATTTCAAAAAGTTGATCGTAGAGTTGGACAAGTACGCCAGTTTGCCACTCTCCATAGATGTTCAAACGCTGAACTTTCTGCAAGTCTGTTTCAAAGAGTACGTGGGTAGACCACTTTTGAACTCGGCAACGTGCGATGAGAAACATTTGCTCGAGCGTATCGGGTTGCTCAAGCGTTACGGTGGCATGCTCATCGTGCTGTGCATGGAAAAAGAAATTCCTGAAGACAGCGAAGGCAGAGTGAGGTTGGCAAAGAAAGCTTCAGAAATTCTCAAAGCCGAAGGTATTGAATTAGAAAGAGTTTTCTTCGATCCACTGGTACTGCCAATCGGAGCGAAGAAGGATCATCGGGTGACGGTGGAGACGATAAGGAAATTGAAAAATCTTAGCTTGAAAAGTTGCATTGGTCTGTCCAATTTGAGTTTTGGCTTGCCCGAGAGAGAGAACGTCAACTCGGCATTCCTCGCCCTCTGTGTTGAAGCTGGACTGAACGGAGCCATACTGAACAGCAAAGAGGCAACGACGATGAACGTGCTCAAAGGCGCCCTCACGCTCAGGGGAGAACAGTTGGTGAAACTGGACCAACTCGAGGAGGAACCTTTGGTCAGTCATATACTGAAAGGTCAAAGAGAACAGTTGATGAATTTCGTTCAAGAGATGTTGAAAACACAAGATCCGCTCTATATAAGTCAAAACGTACTTGCGAAGGCGATGGAAAGGGTTGGACAGCTGTACGCCATAGGAAAGATCTACCTACCACACTTGTTGCTCGCTGCCGAGACGGTACAGCCGATCTTCGATCGTCTGAACGAACTGATGGGTGACTCGGAAGTGAAACTTGGCAGAGTGCTTCTGGCCACCGTTCAGGATGACATACACGATATAGGTAAAAAGATCGTCGCGACCGTGTTGCGCAGTGGGGGTTTCGAAGTGATCGACATCGGTAAGAACGTTCCACCAGCCCAAGTGCTCGAAGCTGTGAAGAATTTCAAACCAGACATCGTTGGACTTTCGGCGATGATGACCACAACGGTTGGATTCGTCAAAGAAACGGCGGACCTACTCAAGCAGAACGGTGTGGAAGTTTTTGTGATGGCTGGTGGAGCCTCGATGAACGAACAGCTCGCCAAACAGTTCGGAGTTTATTACGCCAGGGATGCCCTCGAGGCGTTGAAGTTGTGTAAAAGCCTCATTGGAGGTGAGAAGAGTTGA
- a CDS encoding aspartate kinase, which produces MKRCVVKFGGSNLKSRNDLFKILEVVRMYRQNLIVVVSAAYGVTNQLIDAVSKIDELDVDGFLNSLYEKYRSLLGKDDEELKSRVFEIKNALLGSKLLGEVPLQFQDFIVSHGERCSSLMLTKFFRENGFPCEEALPEQFGLITDGRFGNATVNLELSRENALKFFKKDGNYVVAGFYGLHDGRFTILGRGGSDYTATCLAYCLDAERVDLYKDVSGFMTCDPKHVENVKPVRHLSYDEAAELSYFGAKILHHATVEPLRKKGIPLYIFNINQFRSIDEPDTIITANGSTTEDIVKSISFTDDIAVVQFKGSNVGRVPGLLGQIASMFGAENINIKSVVTSQTSINVLISRQDLERSKKIVSKLSIPEVEQIDFKTDISLIATVGNGLLQKHGIAAKIFSAVSKEQINVQMISAGASEVTMYFIVNITDRDKALRAIHKEFFGG; this is translated from the coding sequence TTGAAAAGGTGTGTTGTGAAGTTCGGTGGTTCCAATCTGAAAAGCCGAAACGATCTTTTCAAGATCTTGGAAGTTGTGAGGATGTATCGACAAAATCTGATCGTGGTGGTTTCTGCCGCCTACGGTGTTACCAACCAGCTCATAGATGCCGTGTCCAAGATCGATGAGTTGGATGTGGATGGATTTTTGAATTCTTTGTACGAAAAGTATCGCTCTCTTTTGGGCAAAGACGATGAAGAACTCAAGTCCAGAGTCTTCGAAATCAAAAACGCTCTGCTCGGTTCGAAACTTTTAGGTGAAGTGCCGTTGCAATTTCAGGACTTCATCGTCAGCCACGGTGAGAGATGCTCATCTTTGATGCTGACGAAATTCTTCAGAGAGAATGGCTTTCCTTGCGAAGAGGCACTCCCAGAACAGTTTGGACTGATCACCGATGGGAGGTTCGGCAACGCCACGGTGAACCTCGAGTTGTCACGCGAGAACGCCTTGAAATTCTTCAAAAAAGATGGAAACTACGTCGTAGCTGGCTTCTACGGACTACACGACGGTAGGTTCACCATACTCGGTCGAGGTGGTAGCGACTATACGGCCACGTGCTTGGCGTATTGTCTCGATGCGGAGAGGGTGGATCTGTACAAAGACGTCTCTGGTTTCATGACGTGTGATCCGAAGCACGTTGAGAACGTCAAACCTGTGAGGCATCTTTCTTACGATGAAGCAGCGGAGTTGTCCTACTTTGGGGCGAAGATCCTACACCACGCGACGGTTGAACCTCTGAGAAAGAAAGGTATCCCGCTTTATATATTCAACATAAATCAATTCAGAAGCATCGATGAACCTGACACGATCATAACTGCGAACGGCTCGACTACGGAAGACATAGTCAAGAGCATTTCGTTCACCGACGACATAGCGGTCGTGCAGTTCAAAGGTTCCAACGTGGGTCGAGTACCAGGTTTGCTCGGTCAGATCGCTTCGATGTTCGGAGCGGAGAACATCAACATAAAATCCGTGGTGACGTCCCAAACGAGCATAAACGTACTCATATCGCGTCAAGACCTCGAAAGATCTAAAAAGATCGTCTCGAAACTCAGTATCCCAGAAGTAGAGCAGATCGATTTCAAAACCGATATCTCACTGATAGCGACCGTGGGAAACGGGTTGCTCCAAAAGCATGGCATCGCGGCAAAGATTTTCTCAGCCGTCTCCAAAGAACAGATCAACGTTCAAATGATCTCTGCGGGTGCATCCGAAGTCACGATGTACTTCATCGTGAACATCACCGACAGAGACAAGGCGTTGCGAGCGATCCATAAAGAATTCTTCGGGGGGTGA
- a CDS encoding 4Fe-4S binding protein, with protein sequence MKTIEQINEKILKGEAVVLTAEEVVSLAKQEGVKEVAKKVDVVTTATFAPMCSSGAFVNFGHTKPPMRMERIEIEGVEVYGGLAAVDGYIGATQESKQDKTFGGAHIIELLIRGENLKLNAEGKGTDCYPRKQFEGYINKQTINDFFMFNPRNAYQNYSAATNSSDRTIYTYMGKLLPRFGNVTYSTSGELSPLLKDPKMLTIGLGTKIFLCGAEGYVVWPGTQFRNDVKVNEHGIPISPARTLVVIGDAKRMNPRYLRAAYFKNYGVTLFVGIGVPIPVLNEEIAHFVSKSNEEITTEVRDYGKPGRPVLRLVSYAELKSGWIEIDGKKVKTSSISSVAMAREIADVLRKWIVEGRFLLTKPVKLFNEDRSVKTLEEIKEAERFKIQEPTCVNCGMCVGVCMYDALKMVNDALKFEEDACVRCGLCSDVCPVGVKLPPL encoded by the coding sequence ATGAAGACGATTGAGCAAATCAATGAAAAAATTTTGAAGGGTGAGGCGGTGGTGCTCACAGCCGAAGAGGTCGTGAGTCTGGCCAAGCAGGAAGGTGTGAAGGAAGTCGCCAAGAAGGTGGATGTGGTGACGACAGCCACTTTCGCACCGATGTGCTCCAGTGGTGCTTTTGTGAACTTTGGACACACGAAACCTCCGATGAGAATGGAAAGGATAGAGATAGAGGGAGTGGAAGTCTACGGAGGGTTGGCGGCGGTGGATGGTTACATCGGAGCAACGCAGGAATCGAAGCAAGACAAAACCTTCGGTGGTGCTCACATCATAGAGTTGCTGATCAGGGGAGAGAATCTCAAACTCAACGCCGAAGGCAAGGGCACCGATTGCTATCCGAGAAAACAGTTCGAGGGGTACATAAACAAGCAAACTATAAACGACTTTTTCATGTTCAACCCGAGGAACGCTTATCAGAATTACTCGGCAGCCACGAACAGTTCTGATAGAACGATTTACACGTACATGGGCAAGTTACTGCCAAGGTTCGGTAACGTCACCTATTCCACTTCTGGTGAGTTGAGCCCACTTTTGAAAGATCCCAAGATGCTCACCATAGGACTTGGAACGAAGATCTTCCTGTGCGGTGCTGAGGGCTATGTGGTTTGGCCAGGCACGCAGTTCAGAAACGATGTGAAGGTGAACGAACATGGAATACCGATCTCCCCTGCAAGAACACTCGTCGTCATCGGTGATGCGAAGAGGATGAATCCAAGATACCTCAGGGCGGCCTATTTCAAGAACTACGGTGTGACGCTCTTCGTCGGTATCGGTGTTCCCATACCGGTGCTGAACGAGGAGATCGCTCACTTCGTGAGCAAATCGAACGAGGAGATAACCACGGAAGTGAGGGACTACGGCAAACCTGGAAGACCTGTACTCAGACTGGTGAGCTATGCGGAACTGAAATCTGGCTGGATCGAGATAGACGGCAAAAAGGTGAAAACTTCATCCATCTCAAGTGTGGCCATGGCCAGAGAAATAGCCGATGTGTTGAGGAAATGGATCGTTGAGGGGCGCTTTCTGCTGACAAAACCGGTGAAACTCTTCAACGAAGATCGCTCTGTGAAAACCCTGGAAGAGATCAAAGAAGCCGAAAGGTTCAAAATTCAGGAACCTACGTGTGTGAACTGTGGCATGTGTGTGGGCGTGTGCATGTACGACGCTTTAAAGATGGTGAACGATGCGCTCAAATTCGAGGAAGATGCTTGTGTTCGTTGTGGCCTTTGCAGCGATGTGTGTCCCGTTGGAGTGAAACTCCCACCTCTATGA
- a CDS encoding UPF0280 family protein, translating into MKKFYRDWCSGRFQSFVVQYRETDLWIGVDEFEPSMPNAVLELLKALYQQLLEVGRSSAEFFTSLEPVKIDRGPKIAMKMIEAASFANVGPTAAVAGAFADEVGEFLLNKFKCREVVVENGGDVFIKCEKPLISMIYAGDSPLSGKVGLQLPEGTWGVCTSSGKVGHSLSFGNADAVTVVSKSSAIADAFATAYCNRVKSKRDVTALLETAINEHVLGVVVIFEDVLGVKGQFKIVFDTDGDEDETGR; encoded by the coding sequence ATGAAGAAGTTCTACAGAGACTGGTGCAGCGGGAGGTTCCAATCCTTCGTCGTTCAGTACAGAGAGACCGACCTCTGGATCGGTGTGGATGAGTTCGAACCGAGCATGCCGAACGCTGTGCTCGAACTTTTGAAAGCACTCTATCAGCAGTTGTTGGAAGTGGGTAGAAGTTCGGCCGAGTTCTTCACCTCACTGGAACCAGTGAAGATCGATCGTGGACCGAAGATCGCCATGAAAATGATCGAAGCGGCGAGTTTTGCGAACGTTGGTCCGACTGCGGCGGTGGCCGGGGCGTTCGCGGATGAGGTGGGAGAATTCTTGCTGAACAAGTTCAAATGCAGAGAGGTCGTTGTGGAGAACGGCGGAGACGTGTTCATTAAATGTGAAAAACCTTTGATCTCCATGATCTACGCTGGAGATTCCCCCCTGTCCGGAAAGGTGGGACTGCAACTGCCAGAGGGAACTTGGGGAGTGTGTACCTCTTCGGGAAAGGTGGGACACTCTCTGAGTTTCGGCAACGCGGACGCAGTCACTGTCGTTTCCAAAAGTAGCGCCATCGCCGATGCGTTCGCAACAGCTTACTGCAACAGAGTGAAGAGCAAAAGGGATGTCACAGCGTTGCTCGAAACAGCCATCAACGAACATGTTCTAGGTGTGGTGGTCATCTTCGAAGACGTGCTGGGAGTCAAAGGACAGTTCAAGATCGTGTTCGATACGGACGGTGATGAAGATGAAACTGGTCGATAA
- a CDS encoding methylenetetrahydrofolate reductase, whose translation MKLVDKLKEGHFLSIEVLPPNRGHSVEEIFRTVDELMEFPISFINVTRHAPEVTYIEHNGQIIKVTKVKRPGTVGLAAALLHRYRIDVVPHVICYGMDKYQIEDLLIDLHLIGIRNVFAVRGEYENPTSEQQDRSSYKHADELVRHISNLNRGIYLYPSEGNEPTDFCIGVAGYPEKHFEAPNMEEDLKNLKRKIDAGAHYVITQMVFDVGIYKRFVEMAREFGINVPIIPGIKPITNLKSVYSIPKKFFVTIPARFVSQMQQAKSDEEEFKIGVKFTAKLAEDLLGAGAPALHVFTMGRAKATKAFLKLLYSKQA comes from the coding sequence ATGAAACTGGTCGATAAGTTGAAAGAAGGGCATTTCCTATCGATCGAGGTACTCCCACCAAACAGGGGGCACAGCGTGGAAGAGATATTCAGAACCGTCGACGAACTGATGGAGTTTCCAATATCCTTCATCAACGTCACCAGACACGCACCGGAAGTGACTTACATCGAGCACAACGGGCAGATCATCAAGGTGACCAAAGTGAAACGACCCGGAACGGTTGGACTCGCAGCGGCTTTGTTGCACAGATACAGAATAGACGTCGTTCCACACGTGATTTGCTACGGTATGGATAAATATCAAATAGAAGACCTCCTGATAGATCTGCATCTCATAGGCATAAGGAACGTGTTCGCCGTCAGGGGAGAATACGAAAATCCCACCAGCGAGCAACAAGACAGAAGTTCTTACAAGCATGCAGACGAACTGGTGCGCCACATCTCCAATTTGAACAGGGGGATCTATCTGTATCCGAGCGAGGGGAACGAGCCCACGGATTTCTGCATCGGCGTGGCCGGTTATCCTGAAAAGCACTTCGAAGCACCGAACATGGAAGAAGATCTCAAAAACTTAAAAAGAAAAATAGACGCAGGTGCTCATTACGTGATCACACAGATGGTCTTCGATGTGGGGATCTATAAAAGGTTCGTCGAAATGGCCAGAGAGTTCGGCATAAATGTCCCCATCATCCCCGGTATAAAACCAATCACCAACCTGAAGAGCGTGTACTCGATACCAAAAAAGTTCTTCGTCACGATTCCAGCACGATTCGTTTCGCAGATGCAACAGGCGAAGAGCGACGAGGAAGAATTCAAGATCGGTGTGAAGTTCACGGCGAAACTCGCGGAAGATCTCCTCGGCGCCGGCGCTCCAGCGCTCCACGTGTTCACGATGGGTCGCGCGAAAGCCACGAAGGCTTTTTTGAAGTTGCTCTATTCGAAACAAGCGTGA
- the asd gene encoding aspartate-semialdehyde dehydrogenase — MKKKVAILGATGTVGQRFIQLLANHPFFEIAVLAASESSAGKKYGEVVHWHLNCEIPEKVRDMTVVSVDSSFDCDYIFSALPSDIAGPIETRLVEQGYTVFSNAASHRMDENVPLLVPEVNLEHIKLIESQKTKGRLITNPNCSTTGLVMVLKPIMDLFGIEFVSVVTMQAVSGAGYPGVASLDILDNVIPHIKNEEEKMCTEPKKILGKLEESRLNFAQFEIVAQCNRVPVQDGHMLSAYVETCEKVKLEKFVKFIEDFKPLKSYHLPTAPEHPLMYLPYKDAPQPRLHRDLGKGMTVSVGRLVQVSERSLRFVALVHNTVRGAAGCAVLNAEVYELLYGKNA; from the coding sequence ATGAAGAAAAAAGTGGCCATTTTGGGAGCCACCGGCACAGTTGGTCAGAGGTTCATACAGCTGCTTGCGAACCATCCGTTCTTCGAGATAGCCGTGCTGGCCGCGTCCGAATCCTCCGCCGGAAAAAAGTACGGCGAGGTGGTGCACTGGCATCTAAATTGTGAGATCCCAGAAAAAGTTCGCGATATGACCGTCGTGAGCGTTGATTCGTCGTTCGATTGCGATTACATCTTTTCGGCTCTACCTTCGGACATCGCTGGGCCGATAGAAACACGCCTCGTCGAACAAGGCTATACCGTGTTCTCCAACGCGGCGAGCCACAGGATGGATGAAAACGTCCCACTCTTAGTGCCGGAAGTCAATCTGGAGCACATAAAACTTATAGAAAGTCAGAAAACGAAAGGCAGGTTGATAACCAATCCAAACTGCTCCACGACGGGCCTCGTGATGGTGCTGAAGCCCATCATGGATCTATTCGGGATAGAGTTCGTCAGTGTTGTGACGATGCAAGCCGTATCTGGGGCAGGTTATCCTGGAGTAGCTTCACTGGACATACTCGACAACGTGATACCTCACATAAAGAACGAGGAAGAAAAGATGTGTACCGAGCCGAAGAAGATTCTGGGTAAATTGGAAGAATCGAGATTGAACTTCGCACAGTTCGAAATCGTTGCACAGTGTAACAGAGTACCGGTTCAAGATGGCCACATGCTCAGCGCGTACGTTGAAACCTGTGAGAAGGTAAAGCTAGAAAAGTTCGTGAAGTTCATCGAAGATTTCAAACCACTGAAGAGTTACCATTTGCCCACAGCACCTGAACATCCTTTGATGTATCTGCCATACAAGGATGCCCCACAACCGAGACTCCACAGAGACCTCGGCAAAGGCATGACGGTGAGTGTGGGAAGGTTGGTTCAGGTGTCTGAACGATCGCTCAGGTTCGTTGCGTTGGTGCACAACACGGTCAGAGGTGCAGCTGGATGTGCCGTGCTGAACGCGGAGGTGTACGAACTGCTTTACGGGAAAAACGCTTGA
- the rsmD gene encoding 16S rRNA (guanine(966)-N(2))-methyltransferase RsmD produces MFPLLQITGGTFKGRKIQPVPDPKTRYTSSMVRQALFSMVDVTDKSFLELFCGSAVVSLEALSRGASRAIAVDVSKLATKVAKENAKKLNVELKVLCMDFRRFLEKNTERFDIAFLDPPYGLGLVEEALRWLAKKKTAEIIVVEKSKKEDVIVPEEFEILKRRVYGDSELIILRHIRSTSV; encoded by the coding sequence GTGTTCCCTTTGCTCCAGATCACCGGAGGGACGTTCAAAGGTAGAAAGATCCAGCCTGTACCGGATCCCAAGACGCGCTACACCAGTTCGATGGTGAGGCAAGCGTTGTTCAGTATGGTGGACGTGACCGACAAAAGTTTTCTTGAACTTTTCTGTGGCAGTGCGGTGGTCTCGCTCGAAGCTTTGAGCAGAGGAGCAAGCAGAGCCATCGCCGTCGATGTCTCAAAGTTGGCGACAAAAGTTGCCAAAGAGAACGCGAAGAAATTGAACGTGGAGCTCAAGGTGCTGTGCATGGACTTCAGAAGGTTTTTAGAGAAAAACACGGAACGTTTCGACATAGCTTTTCTCGATCCACCCTACGGGCTCGGACTCGTTGAGGAAGCTCTGCGTTGGCTCGCCAAGAAGAAAACGGCAGAGATCATCGTGGTGGAAAAGTCCAAAAAAGAAGATGTGATCGTTCCTGAGGAATTCGAAATTCTCAAACGTAGAGTCTACGGTGATAGCGAGCTGATCATTCTGAGGCACATCCGAAGTACCTCGGTGTGA